attaaaggaataattgaccccaaaaatgaaaatttgctgagcAAATAATGTAAtactatatttctccaaatctgttctgatgaagacaaactcatctacatctaggatggcctgagaaggagtacattttcagcaaattatcatttttgagtcaactattcctttaatggtgAAATATTAACAGATAACCAAAGACAAACTGAagtgttcctttttttttaatgcagttaaccATAATACCAAAGAGAGTAACcaaataacattttttacaaataagaaaaaagttgtatgaataattatataaatatttaaatcttttaactttgtcttaatttttaaaatatttaattatttataaataactgtAAGATTAATTAGAGAGGATGACAAGGCACAGTTTCTCAAAactctaaaacattttttaatataggGTTGTAGTGACTTTGTATTCATTTTGTTCAGTAAACACTTAAAAATGAACCGTAGTAGctcaaaaatacagatatttaaaatCTGTGTCCCAGGTGGCAATGAGAGCTCTGGGTTTTGAGGTGAAGAAAGTAGATGTGTTGAAGATCCTAAAGGACTATGACCGAGAAGGAACTGGGAAAATAACTTTCGAAGATTTCAAAGAAGTGGGTGAGTTGAGTCTATTACTCACTAATAGGTCTTGACAATAGCTATGCTTCCATCCACATTGTATTTATGTGAATTTTGGGATGATGAAAAAATGTGAAGACCGATATGAACCAAGTGATATCATTTTCTTAAAGTGACAGACATGATATTGGAGCGAGACCCAAAAGAGGAGATTCTGAAGGCGTTTAAACTTTTCGATGATGATGAAACGGGAAAGATAAGCCTGAGAAACCTGCGGCGTGTCGCTCGTGAGCTGGGCGAAGACATGACTGACGAAGACCTGCGAGCCATGATTGATGAATTTGACACCGATGGGGACGGAGAGAGTAAGTTGCTGGATTTTTATCTAGGGAGAGGAGAAAAAGTGCTATTTTTATTGCCTCTGATGAATGGAAGTAATTACTGTGCTTTTCCCAGTTGGCCCAAAGTGCTTTTTTCAATTAAGGCACAGCAAATCAATGTATTGCAGCCAACAAAAATGGGAACAGTAGAAATGAAGGCTGAGttgaaaaatgtttgtgtgtcctTTGGCATTGTGAAGAGCTATATGTAATTTAatcagcaaaatattaataattgtctGTGCTGTGAGGAAGTAGGTTAAAAGCAAAGTGAATCACATTTGTTCTTGGTCTCTTTCAGTTAATCAAGAGGATTTCATCTCCATCATGACCGGCGACTCGTGAGCAGCTGTGACCCAATGAAAATGTGTGCTGAAGATTTGGCTGACCTTATTTATGAGCAGTAAACCACATTTCAGATGTATGGAATGGTAGGTGCGACTGGTGCTGAAATTCTGGACAGATGCTTGAACTGTACTGGATGTGAAGGACAAATGACATTTTGGGTCATGAATATGAATAGGTTGGTTCAATTTTTATTGGGATATTTTGTATTTGATCATTGCAAATGTGTTATGTCTTGAGTATTAATAGTTTGTGTTGCAACTGTtcattttgcatttgaaataGCATTGCAGAGTACTATTAattgtaaatacacagtaaaaaaaaaaaaaagaagtgtgtttgtaTCTTTGACTAAAGTGCAGTGTCATCATCACAGCCATGTTGCTTCTCAAGGACAGCATGGGATAAAACAATGCTAAATAcatctattaaattaaattatgctgcaatagcatatttattcagctggtccatttctttttttttttttagaacaagaTTTTTCAGTCTTGGCCAAAAGAGGGAGACATTATTTAAAGAAAAGTTCAGCTGTTGACTGCAGTTGGATGTTATTATAATCCAGGGCAAAGAGAGATCGCTGTTCAAAAAGATCGaaacttttaacaaaaatatagttCTTAATAATACacctttaaaaataacaaaaataaggtATGAATATAATACAATCAGAATCCTTGCAAAGTCAAGGAAACTCGTGAAGAAAATCTGtggcagaatgtgtgtgtgaagtacACTCTTCAAAAAATCTTTTTTCAAAGAGCTGCTCGGGTTCATTGGAAAAGtttaacatctacaaaagttTTGCTCCTTGGCTCGATCCTGGGCCAGATGTCTGCCTATGTGGGATCGATTCAGCTGTCAAAACAGTGTGACGGTGAGATGACAGGAAGGCTTTAAATGGATGAATGTGTTGAGCATCACCTCTTATAACACTATCCAAAATGAAACGTGTGACTGCCGCAGCTCTGCAGAGGCTGATCGATGACTCCAGGCGTATCTGTACTGCTGTGAGGATAATTTGGTCAGTGTGTCTCTGTCTGGAAGCAGAGGTGGCTCTGTATGAGGTAATGACAATCAACTACACACAACATCATCATGGATACAGTTCAGCAGATCACTATAAAACCATGTGTGTTAACCTGCTGCATTTAAACCAAACAAATCGGGCCAAAGAGATGAGCAAGGTTTGATTAATGCCAGAACAAATTGATCAAATAAGCaggatttaaaataattaaatataatatatatattaaaatacattcttagtgcttcattattttatttgagaccatttaaaaatgaaaagtatatagcagtggttcccaacctttttcaactcgcggcccacacaaccaaacacatatgtttgcgcggcccacttcaaaaaaattaactgaccccgctattgttgggttaataacttagtactcagaagctagattttaaactatatttattgaataaactagggctgtgcgatatggaaaaaaaaaaaaaaaaaaactatcacgatttttttgatcaattttgcaattgtgcttttacagtcataaatgcattcaggattaatttgaaacatatttccaaaagaaaaccaatcagagctttatcaaaaagttgtaacatctctagaacagacataagtcaaaattatcactatagtgaagatgtaaaaaaaatgtatagacttgtggcaaaaaaaaaaaaattttttttaaaaacctgtatacagggacttttttttcttttttgccatgcattgttcatagagctcattaattgtagcggtgcctcaggtgtttgcagtgtgtagtatgtgtatgcggtcagcagtgagagcgcataaatataacgcgaaagcacattaaaataatgcacgagtgcgaatctctctgttcgcagcagatttcctttgctccgtcacaaaaccggtcgtgcttgctcagatacacgctgctttgcacacttaaaacgtgtctcctctcacttaaactgtatcctgttcactaacaaattcactctatgctcatgtgttagacatgaattattttcgcacgtttttatttctagccttttaccgcagtgagaacgctctgatccgtcaacattggctcagaaaaaaggcgcatcacagacagtgtatgaacctggagttaggcatatgcgcacgctcaaattgtgattttaggacgttttcttttaatcgcacagccctagaatggactggaaataaacagaaaataattggcggccc
Above is a window of Carassius auratus strain Wakin chromosome 35, ASM336829v1, whole genome shotgun sequence DNA encoding:
- the LOC113054605 gene encoding centrin-3-like; translated protein: MSLTLRTDLTADKNKRKKRKELTEEQKDEIKEAFELFDTDKDKEIDYHELKVAMRALGFEVKKVDVLKILKDYDREGTGKITFEDFKEVVTDMILERDPKEEILKAFKLFDDDETGKISLRNLRRVARELGEDMTDEDLRAMIDEFDTDGDGEINQEDFISIMTGDS